The sequence CTGATAAGCTCCAGCGGTAAAATCCGGGGCTTTATGACCTGCTTTAATCATGGATACTGCTCCCTTATTAGTTGCGGTGGATTCAGCTTGAACTTCTTGCTTATCTTCTGCCGCAGCTACGTTAACAGGCTTTGAACAACCTGCTGGTTGTGAATTACTCATATGTCTATTCCCTCCATCTCTTGATTACTTTTATTGCTATCAGTAATTCATATCAATAGGAAGTATTTTCATCACAAAAACGAATACTTTATATAAAAAATTAATTCATCAGCTAGAGATTCTAAATCGAAAAACATTAAAACAAAGCAAATACTATTTTTAAAGACCTCAAGTTCACATTTTTTTACCAGCTACAATTCAATATATTTCATATAATTACCTGCGAATGAATACAAGTAGACCAAGATCTTCAACAAGTACGCAGCTATTTTTCATGTTTCTTCAAAATAGTTTTCTTTATGATTCTTTATTTGCTAGATATTTTTACTTTTTGTTGAGTCTGGGATACGAGAGAGTTGTCTCACAATATTTTAAAACAAAAAAATTATTAACAAATATATGAGAAATATTACGACCATTTTAGTGATCGCGGCCGGAACATTCCTAGTTAATCTGGATGCCAGCATCGTTAATATCGCACTTCCAACACTCTGCACAGATTTAGGAGCCAGCACACAGGATGTCGCGTGGGTAGTGCTCATCTATTTGTGCGCACTGGGAAGCCTGCTTCTTTTTTCAGGAAAACTTGGAGATGCACTGGGTTCAAAACGAATTTTTATCACGGGGTTTTTAATTTTTTCCGTGGGTTCTCTTATCTGTGCTTATGCTCACCAGATTCACATAATGTATCTAGGCCGACTGGTTCAGGGAATCGGTGCGGCATGCATTATGGCGAATTTTGGCGCAATTTTACTCCAGAACTTACCTTCAGATTACATAGGTAGAGCATTTGGTCTTAATACGGTTCTTGGAGGAATAGGATATGCCATGGGCGCGCCTCTGGGCGGCTGGTTGATCCACTCTTTCGGCTGGAGATGGATCTTTTTAATCAATATCCCTGTAGGAATTGTAGCGATTATTGCTTCTGTAATATATCTAAAGAAAGACCAGACAGGAGAATCAGAACCTGAACGTTTTGATCTATATGGCCTTTTCCTAAGCGTAATAGCTGTGACTCTCTTCCTCCTGATCCTGACCCGGGGATTCGGTGAAAGTATTTTTTCAGCACCATACGCTGTTGCTGTTATTATTTTTCTCTTATGCACAATGGCCTTTGTCAGGCAGGAGCTTAAAACTAAACATCCCCTCCTTGAAATACCTCTGTTTTTAAAAAAAGGCATACTCGCATGTATTGCCGCCAATATGGGATTTGTGATTGTTCTTTCCGGCTTGAACTTTCTATTCCCATTTTATTTTATGGAAGTGTTGCAAATAGGGGTAGGCAGGACAGGCTTTTTCCTCATGTTCTTCCCGGTGGTTTCCATCGCGGTAAGCCCCCTTGCCGGATATTTAGCGGATAGATTCGGTCCCAAAACAGTTGAGGTCAGGGCTTCAGCTCTGGCAGTGCTTACCACCGCAAGTTTCTATTTTTTCTCACCCGACATTTCAAGTGCATTAATCATTATCATTTTTATCGGATTCGGTATTGCTCTTGCCATGTTTTTCACAGCAAACATAACTCTTTTCATGAGCAATGCCCCGGCTGACAGAGCCGGAATGTTCACTGCGGTCGCATCTTCGGGCACAACCATCGGGGCGGCTCTGGGTGTAAGTATTTTTGGAAATTTTCTGGAAACCAGTAAGGGATCTGCCATTTTAAGCCGTGCCTTGCAGATTGATTCCGGTTTTCACTATGCAGTTTTTCTGGCTACAGCCTTTGCCCTGACAGCGTTTGGGGCTTCCATGATATCTAAATCAGGGCAGCCTTCACTGCCTGAAGAGGAGCATAAATTGTGAAAAATAAAAAATCAGAACATAAACTATATGACCTGTCACATCCTCAAAAAAGAATCTGGTATTCTGAAAAGACATATCCCGGAGTAGGTGCCGCCAACCTCGTTTTCCTTGTAAAGTTTGATTTCAAAGCCGATAATACTATACTGGAATCCGCTATAAATGCGGTAATCAAAGCCCATCAAGGGATAAGAATGCGAATAACAGAGCTTACCGAACAGGAAACGGTAAGACCCTGTCAGTACATTGAACCCCATAAAGATAAACTATTTGATGTATATGACTTCCATGTTCCCGGTGGTACTGCAAAACTTAAAAACTGGACAGGTGACCAGACTTCCCAGCCCTTTGAATTTTTAGATTCCGATCTCTTCTATTTTGCGCTGTTGCGTCATGACGACGGGAAAAGCGGCTATTACATGAAGCTCCACCATATAGTCTCAGACGGCGGCACTCTGCTGTTATTTCTCAGAGATATCAAAAATACCTATTTTCGATTTCTGGAAGGAAAAACAGCTGATTTTTCAACGACCAATTCCTATCTTGACTATTTAACCTATGAACAAAAATATTTGAATTCAGCCAGATACAATGAAGACAAATTGTACTGGGAAGAAGAGATGCTGCCCTTACCCGAAGAAATTAATCTATCAGGATCACGTTCTACCGATGATTCCATAGCAGCAGGTAAAAAAACATTGGCCTTCGACAACAGTCTGAGAGCCGGTATGCGCAAATGGGCAAAAGAGAATAAAACTTCTGTTTTTAAACTCGTTTATACAGCGGTTTCTATCTACACGAGTCGCATTACAGGCATAGATGATTTTGTACTGCCCACCTTCAATCACAACCGTTCTATAAAAGAACAGTATGAAATGGCAGGTATGTTTATCAGCACCATCCCCGTTAGGATTCGAATGAAGGGGGATGAAGTTTTTGGACCACTGGTCAAAACCGTCGGGAACCAGATGAATTACCTTATCAAAGAACGGCAGAAATACCCTTTTGATGAATTGGTTGTAAATCTGAGAAATAAATCCGGAATTGACCCATCCTTTTTTCTAAACGTTTCTGTGATAGGCCATCAGGACGTGCTTTTTGAAGATCTTAGTGTTGAGCATATTCAGCCCCCCTATGAAGCCGGCGGCCTTTCCATCCATGTTAATCCGGAAAACAAAGATATTCTCGGAATTTTAGAGCTTGAATTCGACTATAAAGAGGCTTTGTATTCGGAAGCATCCATTGAGACAATTTTTAAAGGAATATGTAATATTATTTCTGCGGGAATTAAGCAGCCCGACCTGAAAATCAAAGATCTGCCTATTATAGACAAGGCTCAAATAAATCAGGTCATACATGGTTTTAACGTTACAAAAGAAGCTTATAACCTTAAAACTACCCTTGTTCACATGTTTGACAAACAGGTGGAAAACTATGGCGACTCACCTGCCCTCGTTCTCAATGATGAAAAACTTACCTATAATGAGCTTGCAAGTAAGGCTGATTCTCTCGCCTTTAAGTTGCATGAAGCTGGAGTTGGGCCGGAAACCATTGTGGGACTCATTGCAGGAAAGCGCATAGAAAGTATCATCGCCATGCTTGCCATATTAAAGGCTGGCGGAGCCTATCTTCCCATCGACCCAAAATATCCCGAAGACCGTATTCTCTACATCCTTAAAGATTCTGGGGCAAAGCTCCTTCTGGCACATTGCGATGAAGTTCCAAATTCATATACCGACAATTATTTTGATCTTTCAAATAGTTCTCTTTTCACTGCGAAAGCTGAAAAACTCCCCATACGGACGAATGCCGGAAATGCAGCCTATATAATTTATACATCAGGCTCAACGGGGCGGCCCAAAGGGGTTGTCATTGAACACAGGAATGTTGTTAATCTTGTTAACTGGCACAGCCGGGCCTATGGCATAACAGCCGGAGTTAAAACAGCCGAG is a genomic window of Maridesulfovibrio ferrireducens containing:
- a CDS encoding MFS transporter translates to MRNITTILVIAAGTFLVNLDASIVNIALPTLCTDLGASTQDVAWVVLIYLCALGSLLLFSGKLGDALGSKRIFITGFLIFSVGSLICAYAHQIHIMYLGRLVQGIGAACIMANFGAILLQNLPSDYIGRAFGLNTVLGGIGYAMGAPLGGWLIHSFGWRWIFLINIPVGIVAIIASVIYLKKDQTGESEPERFDLYGLFLSVIAVTLFLLILTRGFGESIFSAPYAVAVIIFLLCTMAFVRQELKTKHPLLEIPLFLKKGILACIAANMGFVIVLSGLNFLFPFYFMEVLQIGVGRTGFFLMFFPVVSIAVSPLAGYLADRFGPKTVEVRASALAVLTTASFYFFSPDISSALIIIIFIGFGIALAMFFTANITLFMSNAPADRAGMFTAVASSGTTIGAALGVSIFGNFLETSKGSAILSRALQIDSGFHYAVFLATAFALTAFGASMISKSGQPSLPEEEHKL